In Hyperolius riggenbachi isolate aHypRig1 chromosome 10, aHypRig1.pri, whole genome shotgun sequence, a genomic segment contains:
- the LOC137537270 gene encoding oocyte zinc finger protein XlCOF22-like, whose product MGREEAPGSYKEAHCLIYFSMEEGQYIEGHQDLYKDGMMENQPPLTSLDVSSNRNPPERCTGPLYSQNCPQQGHTTLHHYQDGELILVSAPVVKEEEEETYVRSDQQSMEEGDMMRTYKKEEEETLVRSDQQSMEEGDVMVTIKGEEEETYVRSDQLSMEEGDMMRTSKEEEEETYVRSDQQPMVEGVMMLVRHERSHTSEKPYSCAECGKCFGQKSHLTQHNRSHTGEKRYSCAECGKCFVQKSVLVTHERSHTGEKPYSCAVCGKCFAQKSNLVEHESFHTGEKPYSCAECGKCFRFKLQLNTHKSFHTGESPYSCAECGKCFGSKTDIRSHTGEKLYSCAECGKCFTHKPGLITHERSHTGETPYSCAECGKCFVWKSQLVKHERSHTGEKPYFCAECGKCFGSKADLVRHERSHTGEKPYFCAECGKCFVQKSQLDAHERSHTGVKPYSCAECGKCFRYKLQLNRHKSFHTAEKS is encoded by the exons atgtatccagtaacagaaacccaccagagagatgtacaggtcctctttattcccagaatTGTCCACAGCAAGGTCACACCACcctccaccattatcag GATGGAGAACTGATACTTGTAAGTGCTCCTGTGGttaaggaggaagaagaagagacgtatgtgaggagtgatcagcagtctatggaggagggagacatgatgaggacctataaaaaggaagaagaagagacgttggtgaggagtgatcagcagtctatggaggagggtgacgtgATGGTGACAAttaaaggagaagaagaagagacatatgtgaggagtgatcagctgtctatggaggagggtgacatgatgaggacaagtaaagaggaagaagaagagacgtatgtgaggagtgatcagcagcctaTGGTGGAGGGTGTCATGAtg cttgtcagacatgagagatctcacactagtgagaagccctattcatgcgcagagtgtgggaaatgttttggtcagAAATCACACCTTACCCAACATaatagatctcacactggtgagaaacgctattcatgtgcagagtgtgggaaatgttttgtgcagaAATCAGTGCTTGTcacgcatgagagatctcacactggtgagaagccctattcatgtgctgtgtgtggaaaatgttttgcacaAAAATCAAACCTTGTTGAACACGAGAgctttcacactggtgagaagccatattcatgtgctgagtgtgggaaatgttttaggttTAAACTGCAGCTTAATACACACAAGAGTTTTCACACTGGTGAAagcccctattcatgtgctgagtgtggaaaatgttttggatccaaaacagacatt agatctcacactggtgagaagctctattcatgtgcagagtgtgggaaatgtttcactcaCAAACCGGGGCtgatcacacatgagagatctcacactggtgagacgccttattcatgtgcagagtgtgggaaatgttttgtatggaaatcacaACTAGTcaagcatgagagatctcacactggagagaagccctatttttgtgctgagtgtggaaaatgttttggatCCAAAGCAGACCTTgttagacatgagagatctcacactggtgagaagccctatttttgtgctgagtgtgggaaatgttttgtgcaaaAATCACAGCTTGATGcacatgagagatcccacactggtgtgaagccctattcttgtgctgagtgtgggaaatgttttaggtaTAAACTGCAGCTTAATAGACACAAGAGTTTTCACACTGCTGAGAAGTCATAA